One stretch of Oceanipulchritudo coccoides DNA includes these proteins:
- a CDS encoding endo-1,3-alpha-glucanase family glycosylhydrolase, with protein MNSSFKHSPGMDFSTSLTGSLRLVGVLSLFSVVASTGYSADQSFLESFEDSESAIVPRFSGGHGIAHQELSISREKSKRGDASLKCEFSFKEKGWIIYQAARYLPGGAYPGSLKKGDRLSFYTNSEPLPAMVNVQVVDANGEFFQQNFDLSSHGWTKRRLKLTESGLPHHWNGDGKLDFPLSQINLTVNMDHAGSGLVYIDEFMIEGDDLTNVWPPVDHTAGGKYSQERVDAALALFNRPILDKPLVEGKHILAHNMASLFDDHTPDLAFLVREYYDKDGSTAELGGYIQYLPYIDFREGSPLGPRSPKEAAKFEIEAAIACGLDGFQFYYPFGEEAMLVDYVRTIRAHFDALEEMDVDFKLTLCFANANHPMSEKDKITRWAKYTRELIESTPEEFWLKTPDGRHIFFTWMADGLADEIPNSWDVQYNPALVKFSALAMENLTEALGVEAAWVYFFLKLDEGVDPEFTSEMLNYFPAVWPWAQYDYRHHEKNLYDEFAHLTEKRNRGFFYSSALDFYSSKTYPTGTWDLIFDIEQAKQLGVHGQYRHYMEMELTRSFRQTMERGIKQDAGIINVVTWNDYAEGHHLAPGANRNFSFAMILNYYREKWLNPDYQVEEDKAAVFFKKYRHDVKPVFDYEMHSEGHVDLSAADFIEVVTLLTEPADVFINGTRAGTAKAGIDAVRIPSEVGPVRVEVKRAGEQVLDLVATEAITDKPHRTDRHTYGYSTVEEDYIQKVFGDDRRSILPSQEYK; from the coding sequence ATGAACAGTTCCTTTAAACACTCCCCCGGCATGGACTTCTCCACATCCCTCACGGGATCGTTACGCCTTGTTGGAGTACTAAGCTTGTTCAGCGTTGTTGCTTCGACAGGCTATTCGGCTGATCAGTCCTTCCTGGAATCCTTCGAGGACAGTGAATCGGCGATTGTCCCGCGATTCAGTGGCGGGCATGGGATTGCCCATCAGGAACTCTCGATCAGCCGGGAAAAATCCAAGCGTGGAGACGCCTCCTTGAAGTGTGAATTCTCCTTCAAGGAAAAAGGATGGATCATTTACCAGGCGGCCCGCTATTTGCCTGGTGGGGCATACCCGGGAAGCTTGAAGAAGGGCGATCGCCTGAGCTTTTACACCAACTCGGAACCCCTTCCGGCAATGGTCAATGTCCAGGTTGTTGATGCCAACGGGGAATTTTTCCAGCAGAATTTCGACCTGTCCAGCCACGGCTGGACCAAGCGCCGCCTCAAGCTGACTGAATCGGGACTACCCCACCACTGGAACGGGGATGGCAAACTGGACTTCCCGCTGAGCCAGATCAACCTCACCGTCAACATGGACCATGCAGGGTCCGGCCTGGTGTACATTGATGAATTTATGATTGAAGGAGACGACCTCACGAATGTCTGGCCCCCTGTTGACCACACCGCCGGTGGCAAGTACTCGCAGGAGCGTGTGGATGCGGCCCTCGCGCTGTTCAACCGTCCGATTCTGGATAAACCCCTTGTCGAGGGAAAGCACATCCTCGCACACAACATGGCGAGCCTGTTTGACGACCACACGCCAGACCTGGCCTTTCTTGTGCGGGAATATTATGACAAGGACGGCTCAACCGCGGAGCTTGGAGGATATATCCAGTATCTTCCATACATTGATTTCCGGGAAGGAAGTCCGTTGGGGCCGCGCAGCCCAAAGGAAGCGGCTAAATTCGAGATTGAGGCGGCGATTGCCTGCGGCCTCGACGGCTTCCAGTTTTACTATCCCTTCGGTGAGGAGGCCATGCTTGTGGACTATGTTCGCACCATCCGGGCACACTTCGACGCCCTTGAGGAAATGGACGTCGATTTCAAACTCACCCTTTGCTTTGCCAACGCCAATCACCCGATGAGTGAAAAGGACAAAATCACCCGTTGGGCAAAATATACGCGCGAGCTGATTGAATCCACTCCGGAAGAGTTCTGGCTGAAGACCCCGGATGGCCGGCATATCTTTTTCACCTGGATGGCGGACGGCCTCGCCGATGAAATCCCCAATTCCTGGGATGTGCAGTATAATCCGGCCCTCGTAAAGTTTTCCGCGCTTGCCATGGAAAACCTGACGGAAGCCCTCGGCGTGGAGGCCGCCTGGGTCTACTTCTTCCTCAAACTGGATGAGGGCGTGGATCCAGAATTCACCAGCGAGATGCTGAACTACTTCCCGGCGGTCTGGCCGTGGGCACAGTATGATTACCGGCACCACGAGAAAAATCTCTATGACGAATTTGCCCATTTAACTGAAAAGCGAAATCGTGGATTCTTCTATTCCTCCGCCCTTGATTTCTACTCGAGCAAGACCTATCCCACCGGGACATGGGACCTGATATTTGATATAGAGCAGGCCAAGCAACTTGGCGTGCACGGACAATACCGCCACTACATGGAAATGGAACTGACCCGTTCATTCCGCCAGACAATGGAACGCGGAATCAAGCAGGACGCGGGGATTATCAACGTTGTCACATGGAACGACTACGCGGAGGGCCATCACCTGGCACCCGGGGCCAACCGGAATTTTTCCTTTGCCATGATCCTCAACTACTATCGGGAAAAGTGGTTAAACCCGGATTATCAAGTCGAAGAGGACAAGGCGGCCGTCTTTTTCAAGAAGTACCGGCACGATGTGAAACCGGTCTTTGACTACGAGATGCATTCAGAAGGGCATGTCGACCTTTCCGCCGCCGATTTCATCGAGGTGGTCACCTTGCTGACGGAACCAGCTGATGTCTTTATCAATGGCACCCGTGCGGGAACGGCGAAGGCTGGCATTGACGCTGTGCGAATTCCCTCTGAAGTCGGTCCGGTGCGCGTTGAAGTGAAGCGCGCTGGTGAACAGGTTCTCGACCTGGTCGCGACCGAAGCCATCACGGACAAGCCGCATCGCACCGATCGGCACACCTACGGTTACTCCACTGTCGAAGAGGATTATATCCAGAAGGTGTTCGGGGATGATCGTCGTTCCATCCTCCCCTCGCAGGAATACAAATAG
- a CDS encoding SGNH/GDSL hydrolase family protein, translating to MNPMIFRLPLALVLFSAATLQAETVLLDFGNSDSFRGISVPDPDENGNYWNSVKPGAFFSNLVDVTNTVTDIDFGPGSHGTDSYNGPAGPTDGGITEIMLLTLDIDKVALGNLGVAEAAIDFHVGKLGDASGYFQLQGLDSASQYTLTFFCSHKYNASDITRINVYDDADRLNLIASGEVQVGSGAVHNTRDLIVLADLTPSSSGIFYLEFGGADGANSGYISSLEISTEGGGGGPDPDPDPEPDEGIKLVVAGSSVPAGFAASLAGSYRHDYDQENDTGKDYWDYSYGIYGYAGRLRLALTAPEKPQVPGGSTTDWEFVNVSVPGDNTTLVNNRFDPDVTRQYAAPKVTHAEPEYVIIALSLANEGLVFTSNPQSVFDSFKNGMQNLIQKCEDQGYYPVITYVYPHADYTPEKYEYVKQMNLLMNSWGVTAINLLGAIDNGMGQWADGFVYDPGHPNFQGHEEMYLSIPPTLFDAIHFDGKREVPSYPVEEEFLQLVSDGETAENLTFTPGDKMRSYTNSFKLRTESAGTVAAVRAKYEPLFLVDFGPSNDDDGRATASPDALGQHWNNWRASEGGTTVPVGALLENLTLYDGSASSIGLETVTAFGGTNGIVNGGLTTPDPELLGHFAVATATEDYFYSTGTSTLRITGLDPEKQYTFRFFGTRASNDLRETRYRVTGTTSEINFSPYADIVTSGVGLGSDGVYNGNDSGIGLVSGITPRSNGEVFVEILPDAGGFAYLGAMEVSVDTAVDRYATVEVRSGEIAYVSADGREMTAPVDVADNEWHDIALAHRYAQQQTLLFVDGVEVAMLRENLEPDQFVLGGNNLASAPASADVQDWAVYRAAWNEDEAAAQAAGTLQHASMEILAPLSDSSFVNGQPVENRAQSRSEAVYNGAGVTVSESFWKDVPADPSVPGAKGTGIGPINDAAWPFVYHYGPAHGWLAVHEDGVSSKDGFYAYSFTTASWIWTSDSIGGWYFDLTDLDWYAFN from the coding sequence ATGAACCCCATGATTTTCCGACTCCCCTTGGCTCTTGTCTTATTTAGCGCAGCGACATTGCAGGCTGAGACGGTACTGCTTGATTTTGGTAACAGCGACTCTTTCCGCGGCATCTCGGTTCCGGATCCGGACGAGAACGGGAATTATTGGAACAGCGTCAAGCCAGGCGCCTTTTTCTCCAATCTTGTGGATGTTACGAACACGGTGACGGACATCGATTTTGGACCGGGTTCACACGGTACGGACAGCTACAACGGCCCGGCCGGGCCGACGGACGGTGGTATTACTGAAATCATGCTGCTGACCCTGGACATCGACAAGGTCGCGCTTGGTAACCTTGGGGTCGCGGAGGCGGCGATTGATTTTCATGTGGGGAAACTGGGCGATGCCTCTGGCTATTTCCAACTGCAGGGATTGGATAGCGCAAGCCAGTACACACTGACTTTTTTCTGTTCGCACAAGTACAACGCATCGGACATCACCCGGATCAATGTCTACGACGATGCGGACCGGCTAAACCTGATTGCAAGCGGGGAGGTGCAGGTAGGAAGTGGTGCTGTGCACAATACCCGGGACCTGATTGTCCTGGCAGACTTGACTCCCTCATCCAGTGGCATCTTCTATCTGGAATTTGGCGGAGCTGACGGAGCCAACAGCGGCTACATCAGCAGTCTTGAGATTTCGACAGAGGGCGGTGGAGGCGGTCCGGACCCTGATCCCGACCCGGAACCGGATGAGGGGATCAAGCTGGTCGTTGCCGGATCATCCGTCCCAGCTGGATTTGCCGCGTCCCTTGCAGGTAGCTATCGTCATGACTATGATCAGGAAAATGACACGGGCAAGGACTATTGGGATTACTCGTATGGGATATATGGTTACGCGGGCCGGTTGCGGCTTGCCCTGACGGCCCCGGAAAAGCCACAGGTTCCCGGTGGTTCAACAACCGATTGGGAATTTGTCAACGTGTCTGTTCCAGGTGACAACACAACCCTTGTGAACAACCGCTTTGATCCAGACGTGACCCGCCAGTACGCTGCACCGAAGGTAACGCATGCCGAGCCGGAATATGTGATCATTGCGCTTTCCCTTGCCAATGAAGGCCTGGTATTCACATCCAACCCACAGAGTGTTTTCGACTCCTTCAAGAACGGCATGCAGAACTTGATCCAGAAGTGCGAGGATCAGGGATATTATCCGGTGATTACCTATGTGTATCCACATGCGGACTACACGCCTGAGAAGTATGAATACGTGAAGCAGATGAACCTGCTCATGAACTCCTGGGGCGTAACGGCGATCAACTTGCTCGGAGCAATTGACAACGGCATGGGGCAGTGGGCGGACGGCTTTGTCTACGACCCGGGCCACCCGAATTTCCAAGGGCACGAGGAAATGTACCTCTCCATTCCCCCGACCTTGTTCGATGCCATCCATTTCGACGGCAAAAGGGAAGTGCCAAGCTATCCGGTCGAAGAGGAGTTTCTCCAGCTGGTCAGCGATGGGGAAACCGCTGAAAACCTGACTTTCACGCCGGGTGACAAGATGCGGTCCTACACCAATTCCTTCAAGCTTCGGACAGAATCCGCGGGCACCGTGGCGGCAGTTCGGGCTAAGTATGAGCCGCTCTTCCTTGTTGATTTTGGTCCGAGCAACGATGATGACGGGCGTGCCACAGCAAGCCCCGATGCCCTTGGCCAGCATTGGAACAATTGGCGAGCCTCCGAGGGCGGCACAACTGTTCCGGTTGGTGCGCTGCTCGAAAACCTCACTCTGTATGATGGAAGCGCCTCAAGCATCGGACTGGAGACAGTGACGGCCTTTGGCGGAACCAACGGGATCGTGAATGGCGGCCTGACCACTCCCGACCCGGAATTGCTGGGCCATTTTGCGGTCGCTACCGCCACCGAGGATTATTTCTACAGTACGGGAACCAGTACGCTGCGTATCACCGGGCTAGATCCGGAAAAGCAGTACACTTTCCGTTTCTTCGGCACCCGGGCCTCAAACGACTTGAGGGAGACCCGTTACCGTGTGACCGGAACAACTTCGGAAATCAACTTTAGCCCGTATGCGGATATTGTGACCTCGGGTGTGGGGCTTGGCAGTGACGGCGTCTACAACGGAAACGACAGTGGAATTGGCCTCGTAAGCGGTATCACGCCGCGTTCCAACGGAGAAGTATTCGTTGAAATTCTCCCGGATGCCGGTGGTTTTGCCTACCTGGGCGCCATGGAAGTATCAGTGGACACTGCGGTTGACCGGTATGCAACGGTTGAAGTCCGCAGCGGGGAAATCGCCTACGTCTCTGCGGATGGCCGTGAGATGACAGCCCCCGTGGATGTGGCGGACAATGAGTGGCATGATATCGCTCTTGCACATCGCTATGCTCAGCAACAAACCTTGTTGTTTGTAGACGGCGTTGAAGTCGCAATGTTAAGGGAGAACTTGGAGCCGGATCAGTTTGTCCTCGGAGGGAATAACTTAGCCAGCGCGCCCGCCTCGGCGGATGTCCAGGATTGGGCCGTCTACCGGGCGGCCTGGAATGAGGACGAGGCCGCAGCACAGGCTGCCGGAACCTTGCAGCATGCCAGCATGGAAATTCTTGCCCCGCTCAGCGACTCTTCTTTCGTCAATGGTCAGCCGGTGGAGAACCGGGCCCAGAGCAGGAGCGAGGCGGTTTACAATGGGGCGGGCGTGACTGTCTCTGAATCCTTCTGGAAGGATGTTCCGGCGGACCCTTCGGTGCCCGGTGCCAAGGGCACCGGGATCGGCCCGATCAATGACGCGGCCTGGCCGTTCGTCTACCACTACGGACCTGCCCATGGCTGGCTGGCTGTCCATGAGGACGGCGTCAGCTCCAAGGATGGGTTCTACGCCTACTCCTTTACTACCGCCTCGTGGATATGGACCAGTGATTCCATCGGCGGCTGGTACTTTGACCTGACGGACCTCGATTGGTACGCCTTCAACTGA
- a CDS encoding glycosyl hydrolase family 28-related protein, protein MPLNIKTKVLVVLALVLCRALPSALADSVSYYLGVHDLEYLRIQRVVDSAFIYADQEGHLNYAVDGGDARDLRSHWYLEPALASGSYWIRNRLTGEALQADGQTGPLKSTDPAQRWIFEPAPPHFLLRTASQLPEQAQIVDLDALPRGAMLPWISYDEENYNTLTEPAHVDNTSYNAGFERFSPAAEAQKNACIVLNGFGTRVEWTVKETANALSIRYSVQDGSEGTITLTLRPQGGGSDRVIKVPVTSNQAWVYFDGGTEHDNDAPGRLPAKRFAEARVLLDAPVQAGDTLRLSRESGDELIWIDVVELESTTEFIPSDISGYYDVTSSPWNAKGDGVSNDYFALVNCLNDAANAGKQVYLPAGRYNIPYELILPEGTGLQGAGMWHSELFFSGVGGQTSGGVRADGNNMTLRDLYIEGSQTTRSNGYKGIKGNWGTGSLIENVWIENTETGMWIADYYGQPGVTDGLVVRNCRIRNTFADGINMAEGTVNTVVENCHFRSTGDDALASWASGKERGFGPTQNQRFRYNTIECGYRAGGIGIFGGGAHRIHHNVVSDQYIAAGIRLNSVFIWVNGSEKGHPFNESGEPIRIYDNTLIRTGARSLFNEETAAIDLVIKDADVQNIWFRNIVIDQSQFTGIRFEGYFTQTSPAPEFRNLSFENIQMREVPFGTRATNSARGSASYRDVSVATGVNDPSLNRNFILTQHNSLEDWQVLHFGSPDSPAAALGADPNGNGIPNLFEFASGMDPKSAVTDKSKLPQVELVRNGEQTYMQFSFHARSGGGNGDALSGYAIDGISWLPQVSTTASFGDWTSGGSVIQQFGSRINNGDGTESITYRLADPDPVSAFARLKVKASTAP, encoded by the coding sequence ATGCCGTTGAATATCAAGACCAAGGTTCTGGTAGTCCTGGCCCTGGTCCTTTGCCGGGCTCTTCCATCGGCGTTGGCGGATTCTGTCAGCTATTATCTCGGCGTACACGATCTTGAATACCTAAGAATTCAACGAGTTGTGGATTCTGCATTCATTTACGCAGATCAGGAGGGACATCTTAATTATGCCGTTGACGGTGGCGATGCCCGAGACCTTCGCTCCCATTGGTACCTGGAACCGGCCCTAGCGAGCGGCTCATACTGGATCCGCAACCGCCTGACCGGTGAAGCCTTGCAGGCGGACGGGCAAACTGGGCCGCTAAAGTCAACAGACCCCGCCCAGCGCTGGATCTTCGAGCCGGCTCCCCCGCATTTCCTGCTTCGCACAGCCTCGCAGTTACCCGAGCAGGCGCAAATTGTGGATCTGGATGCCCTGCCGCGCGGAGCCATGCTGCCCTGGATAAGCTACGATGAGGAGAACTACAACACGTTGACCGAGCCAGCGCACGTGGACAACACCTCTTACAATGCCGGTTTTGAACGCTTTTCCCCTGCAGCGGAAGCCCAGAAAAACGCCTGCATCGTGCTCAACGGCTTCGGCACACGGGTCGAATGGACGGTCAAGGAAACGGCGAATGCCCTCTCTATCCGCTACAGCGTGCAGGATGGTAGTGAAGGAACCATTACACTGACTCTTCGACCCCAGGGCGGCGGATCCGACCGGGTCATAAAGGTCCCGGTGACAAGCAATCAGGCGTGGGTTTACTTCGATGGTGGCACCGAGCATGACAATGACGCCCCCGGGCGCCTCCCCGCCAAGCGCTTTGCCGAGGCGCGCGTTCTGCTTGACGCCCCCGTGCAGGCGGGCGACACGCTTCGACTTTCCCGGGAGTCGGGCGACGAGCTTATCTGGATTGATGTGGTTGAGCTGGAAAGCACCACGGAGTTTATCCCTTCAGACATTTCCGGCTACTATGATGTGACAAGCAGTCCTTGGAACGCCAAGGGAGACGGCGTGAGCAACGATTACTTTGCCCTTGTGAACTGCCTGAACGATGCCGCCAACGCCGGAAAACAAGTCTACTTGCCTGCAGGCCGCTACAATATCCCATATGAGTTGATCCTGCCGGAGGGAACCGGGCTGCAGGGTGCGGGAATGTGGCATTCCGAGCTCTTCTTCTCCGGGGTCGGCGGCCAGACTTCCGGCGGCGTCCGTGCCGATGGCAACAACATGACTCTGAGGGATCTCTATATCGAAGGTTCCCAGACCACCCGCTCCAACGGCTACAAGGGGATCAAGGGGAATTGGGGAACGGGTTCATTAATTGAGAATGTTTGGATTGAAAACACCGAGACCGGGATGTGGATCGCCGATTACTACGGCCAGCCTGGCGTCACCGACGGCCTGGTGGTCCGCAATTGCCGCATCCGGAACACTTTTGCCGACGGAATCAACATGGCGGAGGGCACCGTCAACACGGTTGTGGAAAACTGCCACTTCCGCTCAACCGGGGACGACGCCCTTGCCTCATGGGCCTCCGGCAAGGAGCGTGGGTTCGGCCCCACCCAGAATCAGCGCTTCCGGTATAACACAATCGAGTGCGGTTATCGTGCCGGAGGCATCGGAATCTTCGGTGGCGGCGCACACAGGATCCACCACAATGTAGTGAGCGATCAGTACATTGCCGCGGGTATCCGACTCAACAGCGTCTTCATTTGGGTCAATGGCAGCGAGAAGGGTCACCCGTTCAACGAGTCCGGTGAGCCGATCCGCATCTACGACAACACCCTGATCCGCACAGGTGCACGCAGCCTCTTTAACGAGGAAACCGCCGCCATCGACCTGGTGATCAAGGACGCCGATGTGCAGAATATATGGTTTCGCAACATTGTCATCGATCAGTCCCAGTTCACCGGCATCCGTTTCGAAGGGTACTTTACACAAACCTCCCCGGCCCCCGAATTCCGCAACCTGTCCTTTGAAAACATCCAGATGAGGGAAGTCCCGTTCGGCACCCGCGCGACAAATAGTGCCAGGGGTTCGGCCAGTTACAGGGATGTCAGTGTCGCCACGGGAGTGAACGACCCCTCCCTGAACCGCAACTTCATATTAACCCAACACAACAGCCTTGAAGACTGGCAGGTGCTTCACTTCGGCAGCCCGGATTCTCCCGCGGCCGCCCTTGGCGCGGACCCCAATGGCAATGGCATTCCCAACCTCTTCGAGTTTGCCAGCGGAATGGATCCAAAGTCCGCTGTGACCGACAAGTCAAAACTCCCACAGGTGGAACTGGTGAGGAACGGGGAACAGACCTACATGCAGTTTTCCTTCCATGCCCGATCAGGCGGCGGAAACGGAGACGCCTTGAGTGGATACGCCATCGATGGCATTAGCTGGCTGCCACAGGTCTCCACCACCGCCTCTTTCGGCGATTGGACATCCGGCGGCAGTGTGATTCAACAGTTCGGGAGCCGGATCAACAACGGCGACGGGACAGAATCCATAACCTACCGACTGGCTGATCCTGATCCAGTCTCCGCCTTTGCCCGCCTTAAGGTCAAGGCTTCCACGGCCCCATAG
- a CDS encoding right-handed parallel beta-helix repeat-containing protein, which yields MSQKTRYIFYINVFLLAVASLTGAGISDFVGEFDTEYLRMKCAWKGNYLYGDNSTSLVRWEESRDLRELDTHWYLQESGTAGEYWIRSRPTGQAMHVAGQTGEVQFGSLNTGDPAYRWIFEQDGGIFRIRSAEIANQYLSTEIETDNILDYAGLVTGWLSQQFIVEPIDRGATLPWLSYDEDNYSSLVAPAYIESVSYASEAAFNRDLAASEAQKLACIVLDAEGTSVSWVIQESANAAVIRYSLQDGDAGNITLTITPGGGGGSTSTNVPVTSAQTWVYFDGGTEYDSPAPGRIPAKRFAEARVLLSTPVDAGDTLTISRETGDELIWIDVVELETANEFIPANPGDYYYVTSFGAVPNDSGDDYYNFLNCLTAADAAGKKVYVPAGRYNLSDRLELPSGAHLQGAGMWYTDLVFTSTTPGDGNGGVYAMGDNRTLSDVYITGPQTTRDGGYKGIQGSWGTGSLIENVWVENTATGVWTADFNAPILVTDGLIVRNSRFRNIYADGINMSSGTINSIVENCHFRSNGDDALASWAAGQTNGAGPTTNQQFRYNTIECIYRAGGIGLFGGGAHKVHHNVVSDQYTGAGIRLNTIFIWVDGIQKGYPFNSTGDPIRIYDNTLIRTGARGLFGGEIAAIDMVTEDDDMINVEFRNITIDGSLFSGIRFNGQFSTYASNPVYSNIVLENIIMDNVPVGTVASGLANGTVDYLNVSALLPATEFSLVGAFSINYTTATEAWQTIWFGSPTAPNADLALDPNLNGLVNLQEFAFLNDPVTGGPLAGLSPASSIYQSGGQSYLQMDYRRRVGEGLGNAINGYHVDGIIYTPELSSTLEEGSWQSGSAAFQQIGKARWNGDGTESVTIRSVSPLSGGSKFARLKVDLLGTNPPPPPPESVTLLIDFGNDSSFRGASVSSPDLNGNHWTSVWSGSFYTNLVDLNGDPSSIDLGFSTATGTDYYNGPSGVTQDPAACVYVASSLGELGVDEAVYDYYVSPVFQIQGLNPAKTYDLTFFGSHKFNSAGNDSTVFTIYTDSSLTTAVASTSLLVGAGASHNQDTVVTLSGLSPQTGNILYVEVLGASGGNGYLNALKITENP from the coding sequence ATGTCACAAAAAACTCGCTACATTTTTTACATAAATGTTTTTCTCCTTGCCGTAGCTTCTTTGACCGGTGCGGGAATCAGTGATTTTGTCGGAGAATTCGACACTGAGTACCTGCGTATGAAATGTGCCTGGAAGGGGAATTACCTATATGGGGACAATTCGACCAGTCTTGTGCGCTGGGAGGAAAGCCGGGATTTGCGCGAGCTCGACACGCACTGGTACCTTCAGGAATCCGGTACTGCCGGAGAGTACTGGATACGGAGCCGGCCAACCGGCCAGGCCATGCACGTGGCCGGCCAAACCGGGGAGGTACAATTCGGCTCGCTCAACACGGGTGATCCGGCCTATCGCTGGATCTTCGAGCAGGACGGCGGGATTTTCCGAATCCGAAGCGCCGAAATTGCCAATCAATACCTTTCCACCGAGATTGAGACCGATAACATTCTGGACTATGCAGGACTGGTTACAGGCTGGTTAAGCCAGCAATTTATTGTGGAACCTATTGATCGAGGAGCCACCCTGCCTTGGCTCAGCTACGATGAGGATAATTATTCGAGTCTTGTCGCACCGGCTTACATCGAGAGTGTCTCCTACGCCTCCGAGGCCGCTTTCAACCGAGACCTTGCCGCGTCCGAGGCACAAAAACTGGCGTGCATTGTTCTGGATGCCGAAGGGACGAGTGTCTCGTGGGTTATTCAGGAGAGTGCCAATGCCGCGGTCATCCGTTACAGTCTCCAGGACGGTGACGCGGGAAACATCACCCTCACGATCACGCCGGGCGGTGGCGGCGGCTCCACCAGTACCAATGTTCCTGTGACATCCGCCCAGACATGGGTCTATTTTGATGGCGGTACGGAGTACGACTCTCCTGCCCCAGGACGGATTCCAGCCAAGCGCTTCGCCGAGGCACGCGTCCTTCTCAGTACGCCCGTCGATGCGGGCGACACACTGACGATCTCCCGCGAAACGGGAGATGAGTTGATCTGGATTGACGTTGTCGAACTGGAAACCGCCAATGAGTTCATTCCGGCAAACCCGGGTGACTACTATTATGTGACCAGTTTCGGCGCCGTTCCCAATGACAGTGGAGATGACTACTACAATTTCCTGAATTGCCTGACGGCGGCTGATGCCGCGGGCAAGAAGGTCTATGTCCCCGCTGGGCGCTACAACCTGTCCGATCGACTCGAACTTCCATCCGGGGCACACCTTCAGGGTGCAGGAATGTGGTACACCGATCTTGTTTTCACCAGCACCACCCCGGGCGACGGAAACGGAGGTGTCTACGCAATGGGCGATAACCGTACCTTGAGCGATGTCTACATCACAGGTCCGCAAACAACCCGCGACGGTGGTTACAAGGGTATTCAGGGCTCATGGGGAACAGGATCACTGATTGAGAACGTCTGGGTGGAAAACACTGCCACTGGGGTGTGGACTGCAGACTTCAACGCGCCCATTCTGGTCACCGACGGACTCATTGTCCGGAATTCCCGCTTCCGCAACATCTATGCCGATGGTATCAACATGTCGAGCGGGACAATCAATAGCATCGTGGAAAACTGTCATTTCCGTAGCAACGGGGACGACGCCCTCGCCTCATGGGCGGCCGGGCAAACCAACGGAGCCGGCCCGACAACAAACCAGCAGTTTCGGTACAACACGATTGAGTGCATCTACAGGGCAGGAGGCATCGGGCTCTTCGGGGGTGGTGCCCACAAGGTTCACCACAATGTAGTGAGCGACCAATACACTGGTGCTGGAATCCGCCTGAACACAATCTTCATTTGGGTCGACGGCATCCAAAAGGGTTACCCGTTTAACTCAACCGGCGACCCAATCAGGATCTACGACAACACCCTCATTCGTACAGGCGCTCGTGGACTCTTCGGTGGTGAAATTGCTGCAATTGACATGGTTACCGAGGACGACGACATGATAAATGTCGAATTCAGGAATATCACAATTGACGGTTCACTCTTCAGCGGAATCCGATTCAATGGACAATTCTCGACCTATGCATCCAATCCGGTCTATTCCAATATCGTTCTGGAAAACATCATCATGGACAATGTTCCCGTTGGCACAGTGGCTTCGGGACTGGCCAACGGAACGGTCGATTACCTGAACGTGTCAGCACTTCTTCCCGCAACCGAGTTTAGCCTGGTGGGGGCTTTCTCCATCAATTACACAACAGCGACTGAGGCATGGCAGACAATATGGTTTGGAAGCCCAACCGCGCCAAATGCGGACCTTGCCTTGGATCCCAACCTGAATGGACTGGTCAACCTCCAGGAATTCGCATTCCTAAACGACCCAGTGACAGGCGGTCCACTTGCCGGCCTGTCGCCAGCATCATCAATTTATCAGTCTGGTGGACAATCCTACCTTCAAATGGACTATCGCCGGCGGGTTGGCGAAGGTCTTGGCAACGCTATCAATGGATACCATGTTGATGGGATCATTTATACACCGGAACTTTCTTCGACTCTTGAAGAAGGCAGCTGGCAGTCAGGCTCTGCGGCTTTCCAGCAAATCGGGAAGGCCCGGTGGAATGGTGACGGAACGGAATCCGTCACTATCCGCTCCGTCAGCCCCCTTTCAGGGGGGTCCAAATTCGCCCGTCTGAAGGTTGATCTGCTGGGAACAAATCCCCCGCCGCCACCTCCTGAATCTGTCACCCTCCTGATCGATTTCGGAAATGATTCCAGTTTCAGGGGAGCTTCTGTTTCCAGCCCTGACCTGAACGGAAATCACTGGACCAGCGTCTGGTCGGGTTCGTTTTATACCAACCTGGTCGACCTGAATGGAGATCCCAGCAGTATCGATCTTGGCTTCTCCACTGCCACGGGAACAGATTATTATAATGGCCCGTCAGGGGTCACCCAGGACCCGGCGGCCTGTGTATACGTGGCAAGCTCTCTTGGGGAGCTGGGCGTGGATGAGGCTGTTTACGATTATTATGTTTCCCCGGTATTCCAGATTCAGGGTTTGAATCCGGCCAAAACCTACGACCTCACATTCTTCGGTTCTCACAAGTTTAACTCAGCTGGAAATGATTCCACAGTATTTACCATCTATACCGATTCCAGCCTGACAACCGCAGTGGCTTCGACCAGCCTTCTGGTTGGCGCCGGGGCATCACACAATCAGGATACTGTAGTCACCCTTTCCGGGTTGTCCCCACAGACCGGCAACATCCTCTATGTTGAGGTTCTTGGCGCAAGTGGTGGGAATGGTTACCTGAATGCCTTGAAGATTACCGAGAATCCGTGA